ATCACTTCATGCGGATGATCGAGCTGTTGCGAGACGACCCGAACATCGACGCGCTCATCTATTTTCAGCGCGTCGAATGGGCGCTCAGGCGCGACCGAATCTTTCTGGATATGGCGATGCAGATGGCGATTGACGGGACCCGAGAACTGAAGAAACCTCTTTATATCGCTCTCGCGGCGGCGCATTCACTCGAGGGCGAGCTCCTTCGCCGCGAAGCTCAGAAGAAATACGCGCGCGAAGGTATTGCGACTTTTCCGTCGTTTGAGGCCGCAGCCTGTGCAGCATACAACCTGAGCGAATACCAGCGGTACCTTTCGGGGCGAAAGTAACGATCGGACCGGGTGAACTGCTTGCTATTCTCGCTGAATTGCTTTCTCACGCAAAAGTGAGAAAGCTTCCAAAGGTCTGAAATCCCCCTTAGTGGGGCTGTCCCATAATTGAGATTTGTCTTCTTCTGCCAGACCCTGGATTCCTGCTTTCGCAGGAATGACGGGTTACTCTGACTTGTCAATACCGTTCTGTCATCGGCGCCAACCCCATTATAGGACAGCCTCTGGTCCCCCTTTTCCAAAGGGGGGAATCGCCAGCACCACAGGAAGGGGATCATGATTATTGCTCGGTTTTCCTTTTCCAAGGTGGAATCACTGGTCGAATTTTAATCTACTCGGGGCAGCAGGTGTAATTTGGTGTAAGGGCGTGATCAATTTGTGGTCCCGCAAATGATTAGCGCCGTGACGCACATTTCTCTATTCCAACAACCTTATGCGGGAACCTGTGCGGCGGCGGGCGCCTTCACCGGCCGGGCGAAGATTATGACGATGGCGGCGGTGAACTGGAGCAACGCGACGTAGAAGAAGGCGGTCCGATAGCTGCCGGTCAAGTCGAAAAGGAATCCCGCCACCGGCGGTCCGATCACGCTTCCCATCATGGTCACCGGCGCCATGAACCCCTGGATTTTGCCGAAGGCGGCTCGCCCGAAATACTGGCCGCGAATTGCCGGATTCAGCGGAATTTCTCCTCCGAATCCGATCCCGAACAGCAAAGCGAACAGATAGAGAGTAGCCGTACTGTGGACGTTCATAAGAGCAAGCACTCCGACCGCCTCGAAAGAGTATGTCAGCACGAAGAGAATGCGCTTTTCGACCATATCGCCGAGCCATCCGAAGGTGAGGCGGCCGATGATGCTCAGCAACGTCATCAATCCGAGACTGAACGCCGCCTTTTCGGGATTGATCCCCATATCCGTGATTGCGGGAACGGCATGAACGGTGACGACCGCGTGCGTCATCGCCGCGAGGAAGAAAGCAAGGGCGAGAATCCAGTAGGTTCTTGAAGCGAGCGCCTGCCCGAGTGTCCAATCCCGTCCGGCTGGAGTCGTTGGTTTGCCGGCAACTGACCGGACGAGGGTCTCGTTTGGAGGGTCTTCCTCAGGCGGGTCGCCATCCGGGCGCAGTCCCATTTCCTCGGGCTTGTGCCGGATCACCAGCGAGAGAGGCAGCGCCACAACCCACACCGTGAGCCCAAGCACGACAAAAGCGATGCGCCACCCCATGAAACGGATGAGGTATGCCGCCGCAGGCGCGCAGATAAAGCCACCGATAGCCGCTCCAAGCGTCAGGATCGACATAGCGCGCGATCGTTTTCGATTGAACCAGTTGGCGATGGCGGTCATGGCGGGCAGATACAACATCGCGCTCATGCCGATCGAAAGCAGCACTCCATAAA
The window above is part of the Candidatus Abyssobacteria bacterium SURF_5 genome. Proteins encoded here:
- a CDS encoding MFS transporter; protein product: MKKKIFYGWWIVAATNIICMLGYGTWLYCFGVFFKPMMNEFGWTRAMTAGAYSFRGIQGGFAAPVVGWATDKYGPRIVVFIGTIIAGFGFIMMYFVESLIGFYMVYGVLLSIGMSAMLYLPAMTAIANWFNRKRSRAMSILTLGAAIGGFICAPAAAYLIRFMGWRIAFVVLGLTVWVVALPLSLVIRHKPEEMGLRPDGDPPEEDPPNETLVRSVAGKPTTPAGRDWTLGQALASRTYWILALAFFLAAMTHAVVTVHAVPAITDMGINPEKAAFSLGLMTLLSIIGRLTFGWLGDMVEKRILFVLTYSFEAVGVLALMNVHSTATLYLFALLFGIGFGGEIPLNPAIRGQYFGRAAFGKIQGFMAPVTMMGSVIGPPVAGFLFDLTGSYRTAFFYVALLQFTAAIVIIFARPVKAPAAAQVPA